Proteins from one Anopheles nili chromosome 2, idAnoNiliSN_F5_01, whole genome shotgun sequence genomic window:
- the LOC128730926 gene encoding sorting nexin-8-like, translating into MPVVVETIFRQPPTASPLLLVAETSTDPTLASSSEAVSIAMMEVSEPPPGGPFDGESVGEPSITNGASTHLRHPWHGATRDASRSPSVGDTFVSAAASSDLPYPSSFSDSTDDSESGPEDEEADVANRTGTRTGPFGYITTATITLSGCSNSFANGHEPGSGISPPSSPGRQSGAPSSPMETAPETIVRTNPSPGRDTTPSSASTSGSVSIGDGSTERELIEPYISVKVVPEKKGFFLKHSKYEIKLKGVDKAVRRRYKDFVTLHRYLAEKYPYRLLPTLPPKQLMLDSLLEERRRGLQTWLTIVSLHPVLGRSSIVNTFLRDTTTDHQYRLQVAYEKQMDEMMRLRSDAVLPDVDIDALADARTRLRRVQGGIGRLRELFDRRVYHSQQQLTESTQIDHILQSADLRDAFVHDGVALDDMSAGEQLVAKQYERYVQIQQRAVTERLDVLLEVLHAHSELCERIERGVILEHQRALAKATAGTGQTKVKAPAVNQRTIPTDTITASVSELDQLARRSAFAFSCAQAETLLAERHLQSLPSVLLSYAHEEQQHHQKMWKIWHRLVVSESTRLS; encoded by the exons ATGCCCGTTGTTGTTGAGACCATCTTCCGGCAGCCACCGACAGCATCCCCGTTGCTGCTGGTTGCGGAAACATCAACCGATCCGACACTCGCCAGTTCGTCAGAGGCTGTTTCCATCGCGATGATGGAGGTTTcggaaccaccaccgggaggTCCTTTCGACGGAGAGTCCGTTGGGGAGCCATCGATTACCAATGGAGCTTCGACGCACCTGCGCCATCCTTGGCACGGTGCAACCCGGGACGCCTCGAGATCCCCATCGGTTGGGGACACGTTCGTTTCGGCTGCGGCTTCATCCGACCTTCCGTACCCATCGTCCTTCTCCGATAGCACGGATGATTCCGAGTCCGGTCCGGAAGACGAAGAAGCGGATGTGGCCAATCGAACCGGCACACGGACCGGTCCGTTCGGGTACATTACGACTGCCACCATCACGCTTAGTGGCTGCAGCAACTCATTCGCTAATGGCCATGAGCCAGGCAGCGGCATTTCACCACCTTCGAGTCCTGGCCGCCAGTCTGGAGCTCCATCCTCGCCGATGGAAACCGCACCGGAAACCATCGTCCGGACGAATCCTTCACCAGGCCGCGATACAACGCCATCATCGGCTTCCACGTCCGGCTCGGTGTCAATCG GAGATGGTTCAACGGAGCGGGAACTAATTGAGCCATACATCAGCGTCAAGGTGGTTCCGGAGAAAAAAGGCTTCTTTCTAAAGCATTCCAAGTATGAG ATCAAATTGAAGGGTGTCGATAAAGCTGTCCGAAGGCGGTACAAAGATTTCGTCACACTGCATCGCTACTTGGCAGAGAAGTATCCATATCG GCTTCTTCCAACATTACCCCCCAAACAACTGATGCTGGATTCACTTCTCGAAGAGCGTCGGAGGGGTTTGCAGACCTGGCTCACCATCGTATCGTTGCATCCTGTCCTGGGCAGATCGTCGATCGTGAACACCTTCCTACgcgacaccaccaccgatcaTCAGTACCGGTTGCAGGTGGCTTACGAGAAACAAATGGACGAAATGATGCGTCTTCGTTCCGATGCAGTCCTGCCGGATGTTGATATCGATGCGCTAGCAGATGCAAGAACCCGCCTACGACGTGTCCAGGGTGGAATCGGTCGATTGAGGGAGCTGTTCGATCGGCGTGTGTATCATTCCCAGCAGCAGTTGACCGAGAGCACTCAAATCGATCATATCCTGCAGAGTGCCGATTTGCGGGATGCATTCGTGCATGACGGAGTCGCACTTGATGATATGTCTGCTGGTGAGCAACTTGTTGCGAAGCAATACGAACGGTACGTGCAGATCCAGCAACGTGCCGTCACCGAACGGTTGGACGTGTTGCTAGAAGTGCTGCATGCTCACAG CGAGCTTTGCGAACGTATCGAAAGAGGTGTCATACTCGAACATCAGAGAGCACTTGCGAAGGCCACAGCAGGAACGGGACAAACGAAAGTAAAGGCTCCTGCCGTTAACCAGAGGACGATC cCAACGGACACCATCACAGCGTCAGTGTCGGAATTAGATCAACTTGCCCGTCGGTCTGCATTCGCGTTCAGCTGTGCCCAAGCCGAAACCCTTCTTGCTGAGCGACACCTGCAATCGCTGCCTTCAGTTCTGTTGTCTTACGCCCACgaggagcagcagcaccatcagaAG ATGTGGAAGATATGGCATCGGTTAGTAGTTAGTGAGTCGACCAGGCTCAGCTAA
- the LOC128731674 gene encoding mucin-19 yields the protein MGKEIDPADIGKHPDLIKKAQADIASCDVLVCGRCHSVFHLIELFREHKENEPDCKRASSSTLHDCDEAQAKVWAFLLWKSGQRNATGDEKTDGSNNSWKLYQTWVKLEESVRDTWIVAGKTIQSFSKTGAGNLQEMPVKITKTIVETGNDMQDKKPGMVNAQNRFAPMVRKPGDIKPNIIGSAVDPKTRVVVGAAMGGVKKPDGAKPGTTLTPARRSFATRTHPKTGVFSEEEVEKILAKRFSPIIKMHEYLVKWAKMTNDHNTWEPLTHLNTAQSILEHFEVQLAKQKEQRAATAARALQQQRLERAKPAGATAAGGTGAGTTTAGANTSPTASTASQLRPIRNSKASALDRVKLWTAGSRSPGDEETGQAGKRKLDEGESDGLNVGSDQDSMDAAKKPRTELGVNEALNKVSQSGNVKIVSMAGGVKSSAFAGATVNGTVSSPKDSNAAEVVILKSPKDGVSSGISKKPPGLVAGSPVTNRLSPRGEAKVKIVPKSDPGGMHGIFKIKTESTNSSPQSSPHAAASAAGPTILATSTTPAARAITIQAPSSTTDASGVTTRFIRRNVDGTEQLVKQTIRKATKFIPSTPAHQRQAIVGGKFATTGAPVPKITTTSAVGQQRTTLSPRVITSTQPKVMTSKVGTPGATSTPGTVVRTSTITRPGSVSSEQKINALRKQGLNVVKRVVTTSTVAGGKKPATEDDEGETESFSSSNLQLSTPSSPPRAMTLCPVTGKVLSQAEGEPTPVPSPEAEPEDKKALVKKEQSEQPGADGTSSDQQLMVAGGEQTDTQVQQLLTNEDGSPIIVAGEDGTLYQVAGKNAEGQTILIAQGADGEQSCVLVASQEGEEDATAAGTGVLTLDAAVSEAVSVPQEGPQLTEEQAAQYQQTVDTNQQLTIQTDDSQDGQITAEVVQADQPSPGGTRRVVLLLPDGSFMMTEVNEEQYQSLNLVN from the exons ATGGGAAAGGAAATTGATCCGGCCGATATAGGTAAGCATCCGGACCTGATAAAAAAGGCCCAGGCGGACATTGCCTCCTGTGATGTGCTGGTGTGTGGACGGTGCCACTCCGTGTTTCATCTGATCGAGCTGTTCCGGGAGCACAAGGAAAATGAACCGGACTGCAAACGGGCGTCTTCGTCGACGCTGCACGATTGTGATGAGGCACAGGCGAAGGTGTGGGCCTTTCTGCTCTGGAAGTCCGGCCAGCGAAACGCCACCGGTGATGAGAAAACGGACGGCTCGAACAACTCGTGGAAGCTGTACCAGACGTGGGTTAAACTTGAAGAATCCGTTCGCGATACATGGATTGTTGCGGGTAAAACCATCCAGTCGTTTTCAAAG ACCGGTGCGGGCAACCTACAGGAAATGCCGGTAAAAATTACTAAAACGATCGTAGAAACTGGAAATGATATGCAAGATAAAA AACCGGGAATGGTGAATGCTCAGAATCGTTTCGCACCCATGGTGCGTAAACCAGGCGATATCAAACCGAACATCATAGGAAGCGCGGTGGATCCGAAGACACGCGTCGTCGTTGGTGCTGCGATGGGTGGTGTCAAAAAACCCGATGGCGCAAAACCCGGCACGACATTGACGCCTGCACGTCGCTCCTTTGCAACGCGCACGCACCCGAAGACGGGTGTGTTCTCGGAGGAAGAGGTGGAGAAGATTTTGGCCAAACGGTTCAGTCCCATCATCAAGATGCACGAGTATCTGGTGAAGTGGGCCAAGATGACGAACGATCACAATACCTGGGAGCCGTTGACGCATCTAAACACGGCCCAAAGCATCCTGGAACACTTCGAAGTGCAGCTGGCCAAACAGAAAGAGCAACGAGCGGCCACGGCTGCTCGAgcactgcagcagcagcgtctgGAAAGGGCTAAACCCGCTGGTGCAACGGCTGCAGGTGGAACCGGTGCTGGCACGACAACCGCTGGCGCGAACACTTCACCAACCGCTTCGACTGCCAGCCAGCTGCGACCGATACGCAACTCGAAGGCCAGTGCGCTCGACAGGGTGAAGCTTTGGACCGCCGGTAGCCGATCGCCGGGTGACGAGGAGACGGGCCAGGCGGGGAAACGCAAGCTTGACGAAGGCGAATCCGATGGGTTGAACGTGGGTAGTGACCAAGATTCGATGGACGCGGCAAAGAAGCCACGGACAGAGCTTGGCGTCAACGAAGCGCTGAACAAGGTATCGCAGAGTGGGAACGTAAAGATAGTGTCCATGGCCGGTGGTGTCAAATCTTCTGCTTTCGCTGGAGCCACCGTAAACGGGACGGTTTCTTCGCCGAAGGACAGCAATGCGGCGGAGGTGGTTATACTTAAATCACCGAAGGATGGTGTGTCGAGTGGCATTAGTAAGAAACCGCCCGGGCTGGTCGCGGGCAGCCCAGTCACGAACCGGCTGTCACCGCGCGGCGAAGCGAAGGTGAAGATAGTGCCAAAGTCGGACCCGGGGGGCATGCATGGAATATTCAAGATCAAAACGGAATCCACCAATTCTTCTCCACAGAGCTCGCCCCATGCGGCAGCCAGCGCAGCGGGTCCGACGATCCTTGCCACCTCGACGACACCCGCGGCGCGTGCCATCACAATCCAGGCCCCGTCTTCGACGACCGATGCTTCGGGTGTAACGACACGCTTTATACGCCGTAACGTCGACGGTACTGAGCAGCTCGTCAAGCAGACGATCCGCAAGGCCACAAAGTTCATCCCCAGTACGCCCGCGCACCAGCGGCAAGCGATAGTGGGGGGCAAATTCGCGACTACGGGTGCACCCGTTCCCAAGATTACGACAACCTCTGCCGTCGGTCAGCAGCGCACCACGCTATCGCCCCGCGTCATCACCTCGACTCAACCAAAAGTGATGACCAGTAAGGTTGGAACTCCCGGTGCGACCAGCACGCCAGGTACGGTTGTGCGAACGTCGACAATTACGCGGCCAGGATCCGTCTCATCGGAGCAGAAGATAAATGCACTGCGCAAGCAAGGTCTGAACGTGGTCAAGAGAGTCGTCACAACGTCCACGGTGGCGGGCGGTAAAAAGCCGGCTACCGAGGACGACGAAGGTGAGACCGAAAGCTTTTCCTCCTCAAACCTGCAATTGTCCACTCCCTCGAGCCCGCCGCGTGCTATGACATTGTGTCCGGTGACGGGGAAAGTGCTATCGCAGGCGGAAGGAGAACCCACTCCAGTTCCCAGTCCCGAAGCGGAACCGGAGGACAAGAAGGCGCTCGTCAAAAAAGAGCAGAGCGAGCAGCCGGGTGCAGATGGTACGTCGAGCGATCAGCAATTGATGGTGGCCGGTGGTGAGCAGACGGACACACAGGTCCAGCAGCTGTTAACGAACGAGGACGGTTCGCCAATTATTGTTGCGGGTGAGGACGGTACGTTGTACCAGGTGGCAGGCAAGAACGCCGAAGGACAAACCATACTTATCGCGCAAGGTGCCGACGGAGAGCAGAGCTGCGTGTTGGTGGCTTCGCAGGAAGGCGAAGAGGATGCGACGGCAGCCGGTACAGGTGTTCTGACGTTGGATGCCGCGGTTTCGGAGGCCGTTTCCGTCCCTCAAGAG GGACCACAATTAACAGAAGAGCAGGCAGCCCAGTATCAGCAGACGGTTGATACTAATCAGCAGCTCACAATTCAAACCGACGACTCGCAAGACGGTCAAATTACGGCCGAAGTCGTACAAGCCGATCAGCCATCTCCGG GTGGTACTCGacgtgttgttttgcttctacCTGATGGTAGCTTTATGATGACGGAGGTTAACGAAGAACAGTATCAATCGCTGAACCTGGTCAATTGA